The Nitrospira sp. KM1 genome includes a window with the following:
- a CDS encoding DegT/DnrJ/EryC1/StrS aminotransferase family protein, whose protein sequence is MDVPFYQHDLGEPELEAVRQVLAGPILTTGEVAVTFERRFADYLGSRHALAVSSCTGALHLSLLGLGVGAGDQVITTPMTFIATSTAILEAGARPIFVDVEPETGNLDASLIEAAITERTKAIIPVHLYGQMCDMRAIRRIADRHGLFVIEDAAHCIEGVRDGVRPGELADTACFSFYATKNLTCGEGGALVTNNESLYASMKLLRLHGMTKTAADRHKEGYQHWDMTALGWKYNMDNLHAALLLPQLNRLDAKLESRHRLARLYEERLSGLKDISWPQNIPGSRHARHLFPIWIDRGRRDRIIASLQRSGVGVVVNYRAIHLLTYFQQTFSHRAGDFPIAERIGDQTLSLPFYPTMPDEHVDWVVSALRSAL, encoded by the coding sequence ATGGACGTTCCTTTTTATCAGCATGATCTCGGAGAGCCCGAACTGGAAGCTGTACGACAGGTTCTGGCCGGTCCGATCCTGACAACCGGGGAGGTCGCCGTCACGTTCGAACGACGCTTTGCCGATTATCTGGGGAGCCGTCACGCCCTCGCGGTGAGTAGCTGCACCGGTGCGTTGCATCTTTCCCTCCTTGGACTCGGTGTCGGTGCGGGAGACCAAGTCATCACGACACCGATGACCTTTATCGCAACGTCAACGGCGATCTTAGAGGCGGGGGCCAGGCCGATCTTTGTCGATGTCGAGCCGGAGACAGGCAATCTCGACGCCTCGCTGATCGAAGCCGCCATTACTGAGCGTACCAAAGCGATCATTCCCGTTCATCTCTACGGTCAGATGTGCGACATGAGGGCCATCCGCCGTATCGCAGACCGTCATGGGCTCTTCGTCATCGAAGATGCGGCGCATTGTATTGAGGGAGTACGCGACGGCGTTCGTCCCGGTGAGTTGGCCGACACGGCATGCTTCTCGTTCTATGCGACGAAAAACCTCACGTGCGGCGAGGGAGGCGCATTGGTGACGAACAACGAATCATTGTACGCCTCGATGAAGTTGCTGCGTCTCCATGGGATGACAAAGACGGCCGCAGATCGCCATAAGGAAGGCTATCAGCATTGGGATATGACGGCGTTGGGGTGGAAGTACAATATGGATAATCTTCATGCCGCCCTGCTCCTGCCGCAACTGAATCGCCTCGACGCGAAGCTAGAGAGTCGTCATCGGCTAGCCCGACTCTATGAAGAGCGACTCAGCGGGCTCAAGGATATCTCCTGGCCTCAAAATATTCCCGGATCCCGTCATGCACGGCATCTTTTCCCCATTTGGATCGACCGCGGGCGTCGGGACCGCATCATTGCCAGTCTCCAACGATCCGGAGTTGGTGTCGTGGTAAACTACAGAGCAATCCACCTCCTTACATATTTTCAACAGACGTTCAGCCATCGTGCCGGTGATTTCCCGATCGCGGAGCGCATTGGCGACCAAACCCTGTCTTTGCCGTTCTATCCGACAATGCCGGACGAGCATGTGGATTGGGTGGTCAGTGCCCTGCGCTCCGCACTCTGA